One region of Bacterioplanoides sp. SCSIO 12839 genomic DNA includes:
- a CDS encoding peptidoglycan DD-metalloendopeptidase family protein produces MKITSPVILVMLVTLVTGCLSSRDFVSVERKFSSEEKTPGFHHVKKGETLFSIAWRYGLDFRTLANTNSISAPYTIYPGQKIDVRNVPRPKTTQASRSVEKPSKPPVPNTVKSQPEVKNSHSAPLTAASTSNAKWMWPVNGRLISRFSTKKPVNKGIDIDGALGESVLAAAAGTVVYAGRGLRGYGNLVIVKHNETYLSAYAHTSRIVVSEQDVVKAGQKIAEIGSTGTDKVKLHFEIRKNGKPVDPLKHLPAKRR; encoded by the coding sequence ATGAAAATTACCTCCCCTGTCATATTAGTCATGTTAGTTACACTCGTAACAGGATGCCTCTCCAGTCGAGATTTTGTTTCAGTTGAAAGAAAGTTCAGTAGTGAGGAAAAGACGCCGGGATTCCATCATGTGAAAAAAGGTGAGACCTTGTTCTCGATTGCCTGGCGCTACGGGCTAGACTTTAGAACGTTAGCAAACACTAACTCGATATCAGCCCCCTATACCATCTACCCAGGACAAAAAATTGACGTTCGTAATGTACCAAGGCCTAAGACGACTCAGGCCAGTCGCAGTGTCGAAAAACCGTCAAAACCACCAGTGCCGAACACCGTCAAATCTCAGCCTGAAGTTAAAAACAGTCATAGCGCGCCACTTACTGCTGCCAGCACTTCGAATGCAAAGTGGATGTGGCCAGTGAACGGTCGTTTAATTAGCCGTTTTTCGACCAAAAAGCCGGTGAATAAGGGGATTGATATCGACGGTGCTTTGGGTGAATCTGTTTTGGCAGCAGCGGCTGGAACCGTAGTTTACGCGGGACGTGGACTACGGGGTTATGGCAACCTGGTAATCGTCAAACACAATGAGACATACCTCAGTGCCTACGCCCATACCAGCCGGATTGTGGTCAGTGAACAAGACGTTGTTAAAGCTGGCCAGAAGATTGCCGAAATAGGATCTACTGGTACCGACAAAGTGAAACTTCACTTTGAGATCCGCAAAAACGGCAAGCCGGTTGATCCAC
- a CDS encoding DUF368 domain-containing protein: protein MKHLWLFLKGIAMGAADVVPGVSGGTIAFITGIYTELLDSIKSINLNALQTLFKQGPKAAWQAINGTFLLVLGSGVLLALLSLAKVLHYLLLTQPELLWSFFFGLIIASSWHIGKEIRGWNLRKGMTLLAGIIIAAGISLASPSSLEPTPLVLFGAGSIAICAMILPGISGSFILLLMGLYEPVLSALKALDLGVMVLFAGGAGVGLLVFSRILSWCLHHYKDVMFSLLTGFMLGSLTKVWPWKETISTRINSKGEEVPFLQSNILPLEQPVDAIIVAAALMIVGAACVLILEKVAQSR, encoded by the coding sequence ATGAAGCACCTATGGCTGTTTCTGAAAGGCATTGCTATGGGAGCGGCAGATGTAGTTCCCGGTGTGTCTGGTGGCACAATCGCCTTTATTACCGGCATCTATACCGAGCTGCTGGATTCGATTAAAAGCATTAATCTGAATGCGCTGCAAACCTTGTTTAAGCAGGGGCCAAAGGCGGCCTGGCAAGCTATTAATGGTACCTTTCTGCTGGTATTAGGCAGTGGTGTATTACTGGCGTTGTTATCCTTGGCGAAAGTGCTGCATTACTTATTACTGACACAGCCGGAATTATTATGGTCTTTCTTCTTTGGTTTGATCATTGCCTCCAGCTGGCATATCGGCAAAGAGATTCGGGGCTGGAACCTCCGTAAAGGAATGACGTTACTTGCAGGTATTATCATCGCAGCGGGCATCAGCCTGGCATCGCCGTCCTCACTTGAGCCGACGCCGTTGGTTCTGTTTGGTGCTGGGAGTATTGCTATTTGTGCCATGATTCTGCCTGGGATTTCCGGCAGCTTTATTCTGCTGCTGATGGGCCTGTATGAACCGGTTCTGAGTGCATTAAAAGCGCTGGATCTTGGTGTCATGGTGTTGTTTGCTGGTGGTGCTGGGGTTGGCCTGCTGGTGTTTTCCCGTATTCTCAGTTGGTGCTTGCATCATTATAAAGATGTCATGTTCTCACTCTTGACCGGGTTTATGTTGGGCTCACTGACAAAAGTCTGGCCCTGGAAAGAAACGATCAGTACTCGGATCAACTCCAAAGGAGAGGAAGTTCCTTTCCTGCAGAGCAATATTTTGCCGCTTGAGCAGCCAGTCGATGCCATCATTGTTGCCGCTGCTTTGATGATTGTTGGTGCTGCATGCGTGCTTATATTAGAAAAAGTGGCACAATCACGTTGA